CATCGTTATCCGTTTCTGCTGGTTGACAGGATCCTGGAGATTGTTCCGGGGGAGAAGGCGACAGGCTTGAAAAATGTCAGCATCAACGAGCCTTTTTTCCAGGGGCATTTTCCCGGAGACCCCATCATGCCGGGGGTTCTCCAGGCAGAAGCTCTGGCCCAGGTGGGGGCGGTGACCCTTCTGGTACAACCGGAGTACAGGAACAGATTGATCCTTTTTGCCGGAATTGACAAATTTCGTTTCCGTGGAGTGGTACGCCCCGGGGATCAGATGATCATGCGGTTGGAGGTTCTCGGAATGAGGAAGGGTGCCGGGAAAGCCCAGGGTGAAATCACTGTGGATGGCAAGGTGGTTTCGGGGGGACAGATCATGTTTGCGGTTATGGAATGATGGCGGGTCGGTAATAGCGACATTGTTCTGATAATCGTGCGGTGTTGTTTTGCCAGATGCCTTCCGATCCTGTTCCGGATGGAACGGTCAACGACCCCGTTTTTCAGGGAAGAACGGTTTATCTACATTGACTTTAAAATTTTTATACGATATGATTTGATACAAAATCACAATATATTTACTCTTATCCAGAGTGGAGGAGGGACGGGCCCGATGAATCCCGGCAACCAGGCTTCACTGCCAATGGTGCCAATTCCCGTGGAGGCCTTTCTGCAACCGGGGCCCCCGTTAGATAAGAGGTTATGTGCAACCTCTTTGAGCTGATGAGAGGTTTTTATTTTGCACAAATTCCAACCTGGGAGGGAAGAAGATGAACGAAGAACGTAGATTATTTACCTCGGAATCGGTCACGGAAGGACATCCCGACAAGGTCGCCGACCAGATTTCCGATGCCATTCTGGATGCCATTCTCAAGGATGATGAAAATGGGAGGGTGGCGGTAGAAACCCTTGTTACCACCGGGTTGGCTCTGATAAGCGGGGAAATAACCACCAGATGTTATGTCGATATTCCCCGTATTGTCCGGAACAAGATCAAAGAGGTTGGCTACACGCGTGCCAAATATGGTTTTGACGGGGACACATGCGCGGTGCTCTGTTCAATAGACGAGCAATCGCCGGATATAGCCATCGGGGTGAACAAGTCCCGGGAATACAAACTCGAGCAGGACGGGGAGAATGAATACGACAGGTTCGGGGCCGGTGATCAGGGGATGGTATTCGGCTTTGCTTGCAACGAAACTCCGGAATTGATGCCCCTGCCCATCGCCCTGGCCCACAAACTGGCCCAGAGACTGGCTCTGGTCCGCAGGGAGAGGATTATAAAATACCTCAGGCCCGATGGCAAGACCCAGGTTACGGTTGAATATGAAGGTGATAAACCTCTCCGGGTAGATACCATCGTGGTGGCAGCACAACATCGGGATGATATCGAGTCGGGCCGGATTTACGAGGACATCCTGAACGATGTGATCGGGGAGATCGTGCCCCCGGGACTGATCGATGAACGTACTCGTATTCTGGTCAACCCGACGGGTCGATTCGTGGTCGGCGGGCCTCTTGGTGATGCCGGGTTGACGGGACGGAAAATCATCGTGGATACATATGGTGGTCATGCCCGCCATGGCGGGGGGGCCTTCTCGGGCAAGGATCCGACCAAGGTCGACCGTTCGGGAGCGTATGCTGCACGCTATATCGCCAAGAACATCGTGGCAGCCGGGTTGGCTGACAGGTGTGAAATCCAGGTGGCCTATGCCATCGGAGTGGCCAGGCCCGTTTCCATGTCCGTGGATACTTTTGGAACCAACAGGATTTCCGAAAGAAAAATCGAGGCCATGATACGGGAACATTTTGATTTGAGGCCCGGGGCCATAATCGACCACTTGAACCTGAAGAATCCTATCTATCAAAGCCTGGCTGCCTATGGCCATTTTGGACGCCCGGAATTGGATCTTCCCTGGGAGAAAACGGACAAAGCTGCTGTCATCAGGAAAGAAGTCGGTCTGTAATTGCAATTGCCAGCAGGGCAAAAAGGAGCCTTCAAGGATGCCGGCCACCTGGTTGGAAAGTTTTCTGGATTTATTTTTCCCCCCGGCCTGCCTTCTCTGCCGGGTACGGATAAGCCCCGGTGCAGCAAGTTTCCCGTTCTGCAGTTCCTG
This is a stretch of genomic DNA from Bacillota bacterium. It encodes these proteins:
- the fabZ gene encoding 3-hydroxyacyl-ACP dehydratase FabZ, producing MAELNIDEILGMIPHRYPFLLVDRILEIVPGEKATGLKNVSINEPFFQGHFPGDPIMPGVLQAEALAQVGAVTLLVQPEYRNRLILFAGIDKFRFRGVVRPGDQMIMRLEVLGMRKGAGKAQGEITVDGKVVSGGQIMFAVME
- a CDS encoding methionine adenosyltransferase → MNEERRLFTSESVTEGHPDKVADQISDAILDAILKDDENGRVAVETLVTTGLALISGEITTRCYVDIPRIVRNKIKEVGYTRAKYGFDGDTCAVLCSIDEQSPDIAIGVNKSREYKLEQDGENEYDRFGAGDQGMVFGFACNETPELMPLPIALAHKLAQRLALVRRERIIKYLRPDGKTQVTVEYEGDKPLRVDTIVVAAQHRDDIESGRIYEDILNDVIGEIVPPGLIDERTRILVNPTGRFVVGGPLGDAGLTGRKIIVDTYGGHARHGGGAFSGKDPTKVDRSGAYAARYIAKNIVAAGLADRCEIQVAYAIGVARPVSMSVDTFGTNRISERKIEAMIREHFDLRPGAIIDHLNLKNPIYQSLAAYGHFGRPELDLPWEKTDKAAVIRKEVGL